GCGCACGCCAAGCCCGGGACCGTCATCGCGATCCACTCGACCATCAGCGACACCACCGCCGTCGAACTCGCGGCCGAACTCAAACCGCAAGACATCCACATCGTCGACGCACCCGTGAGCGGCGGTGCCGCCGCGGCGGCCAAAGGCGAACTCGCCACCATGGTGGGCGCCGACCGTGAGGTGTACGAGAAGATCAAGCCGGCATTCAAGCACTGGGCGGCGATGGTCATCCATGCCGGTGAGCCGGGAGCGGGTACCCGAATGAAGTTGGCCCGCAACATGTTGACGTTTACCTCATACGCCGCCGCGTGCGAGGCCATGAAACTGGCTGAGGCGGCGGGACTGGATCTGCAGGCGCTCGGACGGGTGGTGCGCCACACCGACGCTCTCACCGGCGGCCCCGGCGCGATCATGGTGCGTGAGGACATGAAAGACCTTGAGCCGGACAACTTCCTGTACGAGCCGTTCTTGCACACCCGCGGCCTGGGGGAGAAGGATCTGAGCCTGGCGCTGGCTCTCGGTGAGTCGGTGTCGGTCGATTTGCCGCTGGCTCAGCTAGCTTGCGAGCGGTTGGCCGCCGGTCTCGGGGTGCCACACACGGAGAAAGAGGCGTAATGGACGAGCTGCGCAGCAAGGGCCTCGCGAAGATGAACGAGGTCTACGGCTGGGAG
The sequence above is drawn from the Mycobacterium marseillense genome and encodes:
- a CDS encoding NAD(P)-dependent oxidoreductase; amino-acid sequence: MTNELKLGYIGLGNMGAPMATKMTEWPGGVTVFDIRTEAMTPLAEKGAGLADSVADVAAADIIHITVLNDAQVREVVGELAAHAKPGTVIAIHSTISDTTAVELAAELKPQDIHIVDAPVSGGAAAAAKGELATMVGADREVYEKIKPAFKHWAAMVIHAGEPGAGTRMKLARNMLTFTSYAAACEAMKLAEAAGLDLQALGRVVRHTDALTGGPGAIMVREDMKDLEPDNFLYEPFLHTRGLGEKDLSLALALGESVSVDLPLAQLACERLAAGLGVPHTEKEA